From a region of the Falco peregrinus isolate bFalPer1 chromosome 5, bFalPer1.pri, whole genome shotgun sequence genome:
- the LOC101915019 gene encoding cytochrome P450 2K4-like — protein sequence MAIQSLLQYVGSSLLLSLAAGLVALLYFLTSLKKSVCHLPPGPRPLPLIGNLNVVDLKKPFQSLTELSKIYGNVFTVYFGPRKAVVLSGYETIKDALLNHAEEFGERAEIPIFRQMTQGNGIAFSHGELWKTMRRFTLSTLRDFGMGKRTIELRILEEVNSLIKYFESYQGKPFDTKMILNNSVSNVICSILFGERFEYDDPVFLTLLKMINENTKLLGSPMVLLYNFYPSLGFLSGASKTVLQNVSELGDFLQKLFQEHKEEFNESNLTGFVDAFLMKQQQESKKPHTMFSNRNLLFSTLDLFTAGTETTSTTVRWGLLLMMKYPEIQRKIQEEMNHVIEPGELPKLEDRKKMPYTDAVIHEIQRFANIVPMGVSRSTPRDVNFQGYVIPKGTEIIPLLTSALNDELHWKTPDQFNPSHFLDASGNFIRREAFIPFSIGRRACLGEGLARMELFLFFAGLLRKFVFQPPPGVDKSDLDLTADVGFTLNPMPHLVCAVPYK from the exons ATGGCCATACAGAGTCTGCTGCAGTACGTGGGCTCTAGTTTGCTGCTCTCTTTGGCAGCAGGGCTAGTCGCTCTCCTTTACTTCCTTACCAGCTTGAAGAAGTCGGTTTGCCATTTGCCTCCTGGGCCGCGACCTCTTCCTCTGATCGGAAACTTGAATGTGGTGGACCTGAAAAAGCCGTTCCAGTCGCTGACAGAG CTCTCCAAGATATATGGCAATGTCTTCACTGTGTATTTTGGACCCAGGAAAGCTGTGGTACTGTCTGGATATGAAACCATCAAGGATGCCCTTTTAAATCATGCTGAAGAATTTGGAGAAAGGGCAGAAATACCCATATTTAGGCAAATGACACAGGGAAATG GCATAGCATTCAGCCATGGAGAGCTATGGAAAACTATGAGAAGATTCACCTTGTCCACACTGCGAGATTTTGGAATGGGAAAGAGAACCATCGAGTTACGAATCCTGGAGGAAGTAAATTCCCTTATCAAATATTTTGAATCCTATCAGG GGAAACCATTCGATACAAAAATGATACTCAACAACTCTGTATCCAACGTCATCTGCTCTATATTGTTTGGAGAGAGGTTTGAATATGATGATCCTGTATTTCTAACTTTGCTGAAGATGATTAATGAAAATACTAAGCTCTTGGGCTCCCCTATGGTGCTG TTATATAATTTCTACCCATCCCTTGGATTTCTCTCTGGAGCTTCCAAGACTGTGCTACAAAATGTCAGTGAACTGGGTGATTTTCTCCAGAAGCTCTTCCAGGAACACAAAGAAGAATTCAATGAAAGTAACTTAACAGGCTTTGTTGATGCCTTTCTGATGAAGCAACAACAG GAGTCAAAGAAACCTCACACTATGTTCAGCAACAGAAACCTGTTGTTTTCAACCCTGGACCTCTTTACTGCTGGGACTGAGACTACTTCTACGACTGTGCGCTGGGGTCTTCTTCTGATGATGAAATACCCAGAAATTCAGA GAAAGATTCAGGAAGAAATGAACCACGTCATTGAACCAGGAGAGCTGCCTAAGTTGGAGGACCggaaaaaaatgccttataCAGATGCAGTGATACATGAAATACAAAGGTTTGCCAATATTGTCCCAATGGGTGTATCACGATCAACTCCTAGGGATGTAAATTTCCAAGGCTACGTGATTCCTAAG GGTACAGAGATTATTCCGCTGCTGACCTCCGCTCTGAATGACGAGTTACACTGGAAAACCCCGGATCAGTTCAACCCTTCTCACTTCCTGGATGCCAGTGGGAACTTCATTAGGAGAGAGGCTTTTATTCCATTCTCCATAG GACGAAGGGCTTGCCTTGGAGAAGGACTGGCCAGAATGGAGCTGTTCCTCTTCTTTGCAGGCTTGCTCCGCAAATTTGTTTTCCAGCCCCCTCCAGGAGTGGATAAGTCAGACCTAGATCTCACTGCTGATGTCGGCTTTACCTTGAACCCCATGCCTCACCTGGTTTGTGCTGTGCCCTATAAATGA
- the LOC106112179 gene encoding cytochrome c oxidase assembly protein COX19 isoform X1, with amino-acid sequence MRSALGAASRRAAPPGGAGGGAARPGPCGGAMSTAMNFSTKSFKARPPDKGAFPLDHFGECSTFKERFMECLRDSGYESGACRQRAMAYLQCRMDRQLMANEPLEKLGFKDMMDEKSEAKPENL; translated from the exons ATGCGCTCGGCGCTCGGCGCGGCCTCCCGGCGTGCGGCTCCCCCCGGCGGCGCGGGAGGCGgtgcggcccggcccgggccctGCGGCGGCGCCATGTCCACCGCCATGAACTTCAGCACCAAGAGTTTCAAGGCGCGACCGCCGGACAAGGGCGCGTTCCCGCTGGATCACTTCG GGGAGTGCAGCACCTTCAAGGAGCGGTTCATGGAGTGTCTCCGCGACAGCGGCTACGAGAGCGGTGCCTGCCGGCAGCGCGCCATGGCCTACCTGCAGTGCCGCATGGACAggcag CTTATGGCTAATGAACCACTGGAAAAATTGGGATTTAAAGACATGATGGATGAGAAATCAGaagcaaaacctgaaaacttGTAA
- the LOC106112179 gene encoding cytochrome c oxidase assembly protein COX19 isoform X2 — MRSALGAASRRAAPPGGAGGGAARPGPCGGAMSTAMNFSTKSFKARPPDKGAFPLDHFGECSTFKERFMECLRDSGYESGACRQRAMAYLQCRMDRQAAYG, encoded by the exons ATGCGCTCGGCGCTCGGCGCGGCCTCCCGGCGTGCGGCTCCCCCCGGCGGCGCGGGAGGCGgtgcggcccggcccgggccctGCGGCGGCGCCATGTCCACCGCCATGAACTTCAGCACCAAGAGTTTCAAGGCGCGACCGCCGGACAAGGGCGCGTTCCCGCTGGATCACTTCG GGGAGTGCAGCACCTTCAAGGAGCGGTTCATGGAGTGTCTCCGCGACAGCGGCTACGAGAGCGGTGCCTGCCGGCAGCGCGCCATGGCCTACCTGCAGTGCCGCATGGACAggcag GCAGCTTATGGCTAA